TCAATGGTCATTTTGTCCTTGTATGTACTGATGCCAAAGCTGACAGTGATGGACAGTTGATGCTCATGGTAGAGAAAATCATGGTTTTGAATTACCATTCTCAGCTTTTCCGCCACAAAGCTCGCCCCGTCAATACCGGTTTCCGGGAGCATAATAAGAAATTCTTCTCCTCCCCAGCGACCAATGCTGTCCTGTAAACGTAGTTTGTCGGTCAGCAAATGGCACAGTTCTTTCAGGATGTAGTCCCCGGCATCATGGCCATAGGTATCATTGACCCGCTTGAAATGATCAATATCAGCCATCAGCAGGCAGAAAGAGCGTTTACTGCGTAAAAAACGGGTTTCCTCACTTTTAATCCTGGCCATGAGAGCGCGACGGTTTAAAAGACCGGTCAACGGATCAATCCTGGCCGCTTTTTCCAATGCTTCCTCGGTTTGTTTGCGGACCGTAATCTCATTATTGCTGCTGCGGATTCCTATTGGTTCCCCGGTTTTCGCATAGACCGTATAACAGTAATGACTGATCCACTTTTCAATGCCTGATTTGGTGACAATGAGAAAATCCAGGGATTCATGCTCGCCACTTTGCAAAATTTTATGCTGGTGATTCAGCCACCTATTGAGCTGATTCGGATGGATAATCTTCTCCATCAGTTTATCATCATGATAGAATTCTTCAGCAGAATAGCCGCTGATCCGTTCACATGAAGGCGAAACGTAGATGAATTTTCCGGCTGGATTGCGCCATGCTTCCCAAGTGTAGCTCAGGTCGGCGAATCGGTGAAAAAAATCAGGATCATATTCCTGAATTTTTGTTTCTTGCGGCAGAGATTTTTCTTTGCTCATAGCTTTTTCAACTCTTCTTCAGAAATAACCATAACTTCCAAATCCCGGGCCCGCTTTAATTTGCTGCCGGGATTTTCCCCGGCAAGCAGATAATCGGTTTGTTGGCTGATAGTGCCGGATACCCGGGCTCCAGCTTCCTCCAATTGGCTTTTAAATCGGGTGCGGGGTTGTGAGAGGGTGCCGGTAATGACAAAGATTTTGCCGGCCAGGGGCTGCTGACCATCAAGGGGGTTGACTGCTGCTTTGGGGTTTACTCCATGATCCAGCAGTTTCCGGATGACCTGCAGATTTTTTTCTTCCTGGAAGAATTCATAGATACTTTGGGCTACCTGTGGGCCGATTTCCGGAATTGCCGTTAATGAGTCAATGTCAGGCGGTCCAGACTTCAGGAGGTCAGGAAAATTATCGACCACCACTTTTGCCAGATGTTCTCCCACATGACGAATGCCGAGCCCATAAATAAAACGGGGTAAAGGACGTTGTTTACTTTCTTCAATGGCTGTCAGCAGATTATGGGCCGATTTTTCTCCGCAGCGCTCAAGTCCGGCCAGGATATCTGCATTTAGGGTGTAAAGGTCGGCAAGATCTTTTACGATTCCCTCTCCCGCCAGTTGTTCAACCAGCTTGATGCCCAGACCATCAATGTCCATTGCCCGTTTGCTGCCGAAATGAAAAATACTGCCGGTCAGCTGGGCCGGGCAGGCCAGTCCGGCGGTACAGCGGTAGATGACTCCTTCAGGTTCCCGGATTACATGGGCACCGCAGACGGGACAATGGATTGGGGGTGGAAAAGGCCTTTCGCTTCCATCACGCAGAGCTGTAATTGGAGCAACGATCTCCGGAATAACATCGCCGGCCCGTTTGACAACAACCTGGTCGCCGATGCGGACGTCCTTATTCTGCAGGTCGTCAAAATTATGGAGGGTGGCCCGGCTTATTTCGACACCACCCACCCTCACCGGTTCCATGATGGCCACCGGTGTCAGGGCCCCTGTACGGCCTACTTGAACAATAATAGCAGTTAACTTTGTGGTTTCCTCCTGGGCTTTGAACTTATAGGCAATTGACCAGCGGGGGCTGCGGGATTTTTCTCCCAGTTGCCGCTGCAGTGCCAGCGAGTTAACCTTGATGACCGCTCCATCAATTTCATACGGGAGTTGGTTCCGTAAGATTTCGATTTCCCGGCAATGTTCAATGATTTCTTTACTGCTGTGGGCCAGGTAACGGTTGGTTGTAACTTTCAATCCCCATTTTTCAAGTTGAGACAGGAGCTCCCATTGGTTGTCAAAAGCTATGCCTTCCTGAAAGCCCGCCGCATAACAGAAAAGATCGAGATGACGACGGGCGGCAATCCGGGGGTCCAGCTGGCGCAGGGAACCGGCGGCGGCATTACGGGGATTGGCAAACAGTGGCAATTTTTCCCGGGCCCGGCTGCGGTTAAGATTTTCCAACTCCTGGAGGGGCATGATGACTTCACCGCGGATGTCAATGCGGTCAGGAAACGGCGTTGACTGGGGGAGAAAACAGAGTGGCAGGGAGCCGATGGTTTTTAAATTATGGGTGATATCCTCGCCGGTAAGGCCGTCTCCGCGGGTTGAACCACGGACAAATATCCCTTGTTCATACACCAGTTCCACCGCCAGACCATCAAGTTTTGGTTCCACCACATAGGTGATTTTTTGCTCTTCACTAAGTAATTTTTGCAAACGCTGTTCAAAATCGATAATTTCCTGGGTATTGTAGGTGTTGGAAAGGCTGAACATGGGCAGCCGGTGATCTATCCGACTGAATTTATTTAAGGGGGCAGCCCCGACTCGCTGAGTGGGAGAGTCCGGGGTGATCAGCTCAGGATACTTTCTCTCCAGGTCTTCCAGCTCCTGCAGCATAGCATCGTAAGCGAAGTCGGAAATGACCGGCTGATCAAGGACGTAATAACGGTAGTTATGGTAATGTAAATCTTTGCGAAGCTGTGAACATCGTTCTACAATTTCATTTGGCATTTTCTTTTCAGCTTTTTTCATTGCAAACTTGGTGCTTTCATGAAAAGTTGTAAATAGGAATCATATTTTTTGCTACCATCGGTGGCCGCGGTTGTCAATGGGATTCATCGGGATATGTTTTCCTCTTGCAAACTCTTTGACGAAGTCGCAGAAATTGATATGATCAGGGGAAAAAGTTATGTTCATATATTTCCAATGAATGTTTGACAGCAACTGTCACTAACTGTATATAAATCGATCATTATGAAGTATTGTGAAGAATTTTTATCTTGCGGTCAGAGAGGTATAGCTGATGGATAAAAAGCCAGGCGATGTCCTGACCATCGAAGAGCTCTCCATATATCTGAAAATCCCGAAATCCACACTCTATAAGCTCGTTCGGGAAGGTAAGGTTCCGTCTCAGAAGGTGGGACGGCATTGGCGTTTCCGGAAGAAGGCCATCGACCGATGGTTGGATGAAACACGAGCCGAAGAGCCGGATACAAAGGAAGAACAGTAATGGCAGAGCCACTTGCTGATCAGATTGTGTGGAAGATCAAACAGGCCGCGGAATTATATCACCGGCTCATGCTGGCCGTGGCTCCGGCAGGAGCTGGGAAAACAACTGCACTCAAAGAAGTACAAGAACGCATCGGTGCTCCGCTGATAAACGTCAACCTGGAGCTGTCACGCCGGATGCTTGATCTGACTGAGCGGCAGCGGGCGTTGCAACTTCCCCGACTGCTGAGAGAGATCATGAACGATATCGCCGGTGACCTGCCTGCCGAAGGTTCGGCGCAGGCAGGAGTTGTTTTGTTTGACAATATAGAGATTTTATTTGACGTGTCCCTGAAGCAGGACCCTCTGCGGCTTCTCCAGGGACTTTCTCGTAACAAGACTGTGGTTGCTGCATGGAAC
This sequence is a window from Pseudomonadota bacterium. Protein-coding genes within it:
- a CDS encoding sensor domain-containing diguanylate cyclase; translation: MSKEKSLPQETKIQEYDPDFFHRFADLSYTWEAWRNPAGKFIYVSPSCERISGYSAEEFYHDDKLMEKIIHPNQLNRWLNHQHKILQSGEHESLDFLIVTKSGIEKWISHYCYTVYAKTGEPIGIRSSNNEITVRKQTEEALEKAARIDPLTGLLNRRALMARIKSEETRFLRSKRSFCLLMADIDHFKRVNDTYGHDAGDYILKELCHLLTDKLRLQDSIGRWGGEEFLIMLPETGIDGASFVAEKLRMVIQNHDFLYHEHQLSITVSFGISTYKDKMTIDSCLKKADDNLYRAKKQGRNRVAY
- the ligA gene encoding NAD-dependent DNA ligase LigA, translated to MPNEIVERCSQLRKDLHYHNYRYYVLDQPVISDFAYDAMLQELEDLERKYPELITPDSPTQRVGAAPLNKFSRIDHRLPMFSLSNTYNTQEIIDFEQRLQKLLSEEQKITYVVEPKLDGLAVELVYEQGIFVRGSTRGDGLTGEDITHNLKTIGSLPLCFLPQSTPFPDRIDIRGEVIMPLQELENLNRSRAREKLPLFANPRNAAAGSLRQLDPRIAARRHLDLFCYAAGFQEGIAFDNQWELLSQLEKWGLKVTTNRYLAHSSKEIIEHCREIEILRNQLPYEIDGAVIKVNSLALQRQLGEKSRSPRWSIAYKFKAQEETTKLTAIIVQVGRTGALTPVAIMEPVRVGGVEISRATLHNFDDLQNKDVRIGDQVVVKRAGDVIPEIVAPITALRDGSERPFPPPIHCPVCGAHVIREPEGVIYRCTAGLACPAQLTGSIFHFGSKRAMDIDGLGIKLVEQLAGEGIVKDLADLYTLNADILAGLERCGEKSAHNLLTAIEESKQRPLPRFIYGLGIRHVGEHLAKVVVDNFPDLLKSGPPDIDSLTAIPEIGPQVAQSIYEFFQEEKNLQVIRKLLDHGVNPKAAVNPLDGQQPLAGKIFVITGTLSQPRTRFKSQLEEAGARVSGTISQQTDYLLAGENPGSKLKRARDLEVMVISEEELKKL
- a CDS encoding helix-turn-helix domain-containing protein, coding for MDKKPGDVLTIEELSIYLKIPKSTLYKLVREGKVPSQKVGRHWRFRKKAIDRWLDETRAEEPDTKEEQ
- the brxF gene encoding BREX-3 system P-loop-containing protein BrxF translates to MAEPLADQIVWKIKQAAELYHRLMLAVAPAGAGKTTALKEVQERIGAPLINVNLELSRRMLDLTERQRALQLPRLLREIMNDIAGDLPAEGSAQAGVVLFDNIEILFDVSLKQDPLRLLQGLSRNKTVVAAWNGSIDGDHMIYAVPDHPEYRRYMVRDFLVVSSDLPAGRQG